Proteins co-encoded in one Methylobacterium sp. WL1 genomic window:
- a CDS encoding NADH-quinone oxidoreductase subunit C — protein MTNGISILSHTQPESGESALAAMAARITGALGPAVVSHATAFGELTLVVQSSDIVYALTYLRDDPACAFRSFIDICGVDYPQREKRFDVVYHLLSLRHNARIRVKVQTDEVTPVPSAIEVFPAANWYEREAYDLYGILFSGHPDLRRLLTDYGFEGHPLRKDFPLTGFVEVRYDQDEARVVYEPVQLTQEFRNFDFLSPWEGTDYVLPGDEKKSA, from the coding sequence ATGACCAACGGCATCTCGATCCTGTCGCATACGCAGCCGGAGAGCGGCGAGTCCGCCCTCGCGGCGATGGCGGCGCGCATCACCGGCGCGCTCGGCCCGGCGGTGGTGTCCCACGCCACCGCGTTCGGCGAGCTGACCCTGGTGGTCCAGTCCTCCGACATCGTCTACGCGCTGACCTACCTGCGCGACGACCCGGCCTGCGCGTTCCGCAGCTTCATCGACATCTGCGGCGTGGACTACCCGCAGCGCGAGAAGCGCTTCGACGTGGTCTACCACCTGCTCTCGCTGCGCCACAACGCGCGCATCCGGGTGAAGGTGCAGACCGACGAGGTGACCCCGGTCCCTTCGGCGATCGAGGTGTTCCCCGCCGCCAACTGGTACGAGCGCGAGGCCTACGACCTCTACGGCATCCTGTTCTCGGGGCATCCGGACCTGCGCCGGCTGCTCACCGATTACGGGTTCGAGGGGCACCCCCTGCGCAAGGACTTCCCGCTCACCGGCTTCGTCGAGGTCCGGTACGACCAGGACGAGGCGCGGGTCGTCTACGAGCCGGTCCAGCTGACGCAGGAATTCCGGAACTTCGATTTCCTCTCGCCCTGGGAGGGCACGGATTACGTGCTCCCGGGCGACGAGAAGAAGTCGGCCTGA
- a CDS encoding PLP-dependent aminotransferase family protein produces MKVASRPAGTRVETVAGEIRERIAARHLVPGVRIPSVRAFAESMGVSKSTVVEAYDRLAAEGTLVARPGSGFYVAGKTRPLSLQAMGPRLDRIVDPLWITRQAQQAGADQLKPGAGWLPDSWMPHEAIRRGLRRVARADLAEMTNYDRPLGYEPLRIQIARKIAEKGVGAEPDQIVLVESATQALDLVCRFLLQPGDTVLVDDPCYFNFLALLRAHRVAVVGVPLTPEGPDLRALGTLLEQHRPRFYLTNAALQNPTGASLAPVIAHRLLKLCEAHDTLIVEDEIFGDLEPEPAPRLAGFDGLDRVIQIGSFSKTLSAAARCGWIALRADWVEPLVDLKLALSLGNGHVTAALVHSLITEGCYRRHLAETKRRLAGAMVQASAELGACGLKPWAQPRGGFFLWMHLPDGRDGAEVARRAMAQGMVLAPGTAFSLSDHWNGYMRFNVARCVDPRIRPILRAALA; encoded by the coding sequence ATGAAGGTCGCGAGCAGGCCGGCCGGAACGCGCGTCGAGACCGTGGCCGGTGAGATCCGTGAGCGCATCGCGGCGCGCCATCTCGTGCCCGGGGTCCGGATCCCGTCGGTGCGGGCGTTCGCGGAATCCATGGGCGTGTCGAAATCGACCGTGGTGGAGGCCTATGACCGGCTGGCCGCCGAGGGCACCCTGGTGGCGCGGCCGGGTTCGGGCTTCTACGTCGCCGGCAAGACCCGGCCGCTCTCCCTCCAGGCGATGGGTCCGCGGCTCGACCGGATCGTGGACCCGCTCTGGATCACCCGCCAGGCCCAGCAGGCCGGCGCGGACCAGCTCAAGCCCGGGGCCGGCTGGCTGCCGGATTCGTGGATGCCGCACGAGGCGATCCGGCGCGGCCTGCGCCGGGTGGCCCGGGCCGATCTGGCCGAGATGACCAATTACGACCGCCCGCTCGGCTACGAGCCCCTGCGGATCCAGATCGCCCGCAAGATCGCCGAGAAGGGCGTCGGCGCCGAGCCGGACCAGATCGTGCTGGTCGAATCGGCCACGCAGGCCCTCGATCTGGTCTGCCGCTTCCTGCTCCAGCCCGGCGACACCGTGCTGGTGGACGATCCCTGCTACTTCAATTTCCTGGCGCTGTTGCGAGCCCACCGGGTCGCGGTGGTCGGCGTGCCGCTGACCCCGGAGGGACCGGACCTGCGGGCTCTTGGCACCCTGCTCGAGCAGCACCGCCCGCGCTTCTACCTCACCAACGCGGCGCTCCAGAACCCGACCGGCGCGAGCCTCGCCCCGGTCATCGCCCACCGGCTGCTGAAGCTGTGCGAGGCGCACGACACCCTGATCGTCGAGGACGAGATTTTCGGCGACCTCGAGCCCGAGCCCGCGCCGCGGCTTGCCGGCTTCGATGGGCTGGACCGGGTGATCCAGATCGGCAGCTTCTCGAAAACGTTGTCTGCCGCCGCGCGCTGCGGCTGGATCGCGCTGCGGGCCGACTGGGTCGAGCCGCTGGTCGATCTCAAGCTGGCCCTGAGCCTCGGCAACGGCCACGTCACCGCGGCCCTGGTGCACAGCCTGATCACCGAGGGCTGCTATCGTCGGCATCTGGCCGAGACCAAGCGGCGGCTGGCCGGCGCCATGGTCCAGGCCTCGGCCGAGCTCGGCGCCTGCGGCCTGAAACCCTGGGCGCAGCCCCGGGGCGGCTTCTTCCTGTGGATGCACCTGCCGGACGGGCGCGACGGCGCCGAGGTGGCGCGCCGGGCGATGGCGCAAGGCATGGTCCTGGCGCCGGGCACCGCGTTCAGCCTCTCGGACCACTGGAACGGCTACATGCGCTTCAACGTCGCCCGTTGCGTCGACCCGCGCATCCGGCCGATCCTGCGCGCGGCGCTGGCGTGA
- a CDS encoding NADH-quinone oxidoreductase subunit B encodes MALITDTTHSLSRAPAVAPQPKGIIDPNTGRPIGADDPTFLSISDELADRGFLLTTTDELINWARTGSLMWMTFGLACCAVEMMQMSMPRYDCERFGFAPRGSPRQSDVMIVAGTLTNKMAPALRKVYDQMPEPRYVISMGSCANGGGYYHYSYSVVRGCDRVVPVDIYVPGCPPTAEALLYGVLLLQKKIRRTGTIER; translated from the coding sequence ATGGCCTTGATCACCGACACGACCCACAGCCTGTCCCGCGCCCCCGCGGTCGCGCCCCAGCCGAAGGGGATCATCGATCCCAACACCGGCCGGCCGATCGGCGCCGACGATCCGACCTTCCTGTCGATCAGCGACGAGCTGGCCGACAGGGGCTTCCTGCTCACCACCACGGACGAGCTGATCAACTGGGCCCGCACCGGCTCGCTGATGTGGATGACCTTCGGGCTCGCCTGCTGCGCGGTCGAGATGATGCAGATGTCGATGCCGCGCTACGATTGCGAGCGGTTCGGCTTCGCGCCGCGCGGCTCGCCGCGCCAGTCCGACGTGATGATCGTCGCCGGCACCCTGACCAACAAGATGGCTCCGGCCCTGCGCAAGGTCTACGACCAGATGCCGGAGCCGCGCTACGTGATCTCGATGGGCTCCTGTGCCAACGGCGGCGGCTACTACCACTATTCCTATTCGGTGGTGCGCGGCTGCGACCGGGTCGTGCCGGTGGACATCTACGTGCCCGGCTGCCCGCCCACCGCAGAGGCGCTGCTCTACGGCGTGCTGCTGCTCCAGAAGAAGATCCGCCGCACCGGCACGATCGAGCGCTGA
- a CDS encoding DNA-binding protein, with product MSDDNTIDGTAREIREPASAKSTRKVPGRTWVVAAIAAPLALGAAGLSLAQGTAFQPTPVDPVAIQALAPSSATAIKGEVAEIFGNKFVVQDSTGRALVETGPAGEGGNLVAKGEAVTVQGRFETGFLHASVLTHGDGRKVVIGPAGGPPRGSLDWAKDKLGLGPNPDVPALTAAVQAAGYGDVRVTGRGPRHLDVAAKDRDGREHQLHIGFDGQVRERPVPGARL from the coding sequence ATGAGCGACGACAACACCATCGACGGCACCGCCCGCGAGATCCGCGAGCCGGCCTCCGCCAAGTCAACCAGAAAGGTCCCGGGGCGGACCTGGGTTGTGGCCGCGATCGCCGCACCCCTGGCTTTGGGTGCCGCCGGCCTGTCCCTGGCGCAGGGCACCGCGTTCCAGCCGACCCCGGTGGATCCGGTGGCGATTCAGGCGCTGGCCCCGTCGAGCGCCACTGCCATCAAGGGCGAGGTCGCCGAGATTTTTGGCAACAAGTTCGTGGTCCAGGATTCCACCGGCCGGGCGCTGGTCGAGACCGGCCCCGCCGGCGAGGGCGGCAACCTCGTGGCCAAAGGCGAGGCCGTGACGGTGCAGGGCCGGTTCGAGACCGGGTTCCTGCATGCGAGCGTGCTGACCCATGGTGACGGCCGCAAGGTAGTGATCGGGCCGGCCGGTGGACCTCCGCGTGGCAGCCTCGACTGGGCCAAGGACAAGCTCGGCCTCGGGCCGAACCCGGACGTGCCGGCGCTGACCGCCGCCGTCCAGGCCGCCGGCTACGGCGACGTGCGGGTGACCGGCCGCGGGCCGCGCCACCTCGACGTCGCGGCCAAGGACCGGGACGGGCGCGAGCACCAGCTCCATATCGGCTTCGACGGCCAGGTTCGCGAGCGGCCGGTCCCGGGCGCCCGGCTCTAA
- a CDS encoding ATP-binding protein, translating to MRLYAEKGVAIELAVPDDLTVPCEGQDLDEMLGNLVDNACRWCRSRVRVTALPQANGVRVAVEDDGAGLAAEAAEAVMARGRRLDEGVPGHGFGLPITLELAELYGGGLSLGRSDLGGLKAELLLPA from the coding sequence GTGCGCCTCTACGCCGAGAAGGGCGTGGCGATCGAGCTGGCGGTGCCGGACGACCTCACGGTGCCCTGCGAGGGGCAGGACCTCGACGAGATGCTGGGCAACCTTGTCGACAACGCCTGCCGCTGGTGCCGCAGCCGCGTGCGGGTGACGGCACTCCCGCAGGCGAACGGCGTCCGGGTCGCCGTGGAGGATGACGGGGCCGGCCTCGCGGCCGAGGCCGCCGAGGCGGTCATGGCCCGCGGACGGCGCCTCGACGAGGGCGTGCCGGGCCACGGTTTCGGGCTGCCGATCACCCTCGAACTCGCCGAGCTCTACGGCGGCGGCTTAAGCCTCGGGCGATCGGATCTCGGCGGGCTGAAGGCGGAGCTGCTGTTGCCGGCGTGA
- a CDS encoding response regulator transcription factor → MKILLVEDDAALAAELAKVLRAENFVLDRAATGEDAQHLGETEGYDAVVLDLGLPKGDGVSVLRAWRAAGRTLPVLVLTARDGWSDKVAAFKAGADDYLVKPVRVEELVIRLRALVRRSQGGGASRIACGPLSFDTGLGAFEHEGLPLKLTGLEWRVLSCLMLNRDAVVPRPHLIERVYEGDADVDSNSVEVIITRLRRKIAPARIESVRGHGYRLHADPA, encoded by the coding sequence TTGAAAATCCTGCTGGTGGAGGACGACGCGGCCCTGGCTGCCGAACTGGCCAAGGTCCTGCGCGCGGAGAACTTCGTCCTCGACCGGGCCGCCACCGGCGAGGACGCGCAGCATCTCGGCGAGACCGAGGGCTACGACGCGGTGGTGCTCGACCTCGGCCTGCCCAAGGGCGACGGCGTCTCGGTGCTGCGCGCCTGGCGGGCGGCCGGGCGGACCCTGCCGGTGCTGGTGCTCACCGCCCGGGACGGCTGGAGCGACAAAGTCGCGGCGTTCAAGGCGGGAGCGGACGATTACCTGGTCAAGCCGGTCCGGGTGGAGGAGCTGGTGATCCGCCTGCGCGCCCTGGTGCGCCGGTCGCAGGGCGGCGGGGCGAGCCGGATCGCCTGTGGCCCTCTCAGCTTCGATACGGGGCTCGGCGCCTTCGAGCACGAGGGCCTGCCGCTCAAGCTCACGGGCCTCGAATGGCGGGTCCTGTCCTGCCTGATGCTCAACCGCGACGCGGTGGTGCCGCGCCCGCACCTGATCGAGCGGGTCTACGAGGGCGACGCGGATGTCGATTCGAACTCCGTGGAGGTGATCATCACCCGCCTGCGCCGGAAGATCGCCCCCGCGCGGATCGAGAGCGTGCGGGGCCACGGCTACCGCCTGCACGCGGATCCGGCCTGA
- a CDS encoding NADH-quinone oxidoreductase subunit A, whose product MTGLLADYLPLIVFIGVALFIATALLVVPFLVAFKSPDPEKLSAYECGFNAFDDARMKFDVRFYLVAILFIIFDLEVAFLFPWAITFGDLGWFGFWSMIVFLGVLTVGFVYEWRKGALEWD is encoded by the coding sequence ATGACCGGATTGTTGGCGGACTATCTTCCGCTCATCGTGTTCATCGGCGTTGCTCTGTTCATCGCCACCGCGCTGCTGGTCGTGCCGTTCCTGGTTGCGTTCAAGAGCCCGGACCCGGAGAAGCTCTCGGCCTACGAGTGCGGCTTCAATGCTTTCGACGATGCCCGCATGAAGTTCGACGTGCGGTTCTACCTCGTGGCGATCCTGTTCATCATCTTCGATCTCGAAGTCGCGTTCCTGTTCCCGTGGGCGATCACCTTCGGAGACCTTGGCTGGTTCGGCTTCTGGTCGATGATCGTCTTCCTGGGCGTGCTGACGGTCGGTTTCGTCTACGAGTGGCGCAAGGGCGCCCTCGAGTGGGATTGA
- a CDS encoding Rid family detoxifying hydrolase, with protein sequence MSRVAVTAPGATAVGPYAHAVRAGDTVYLSGQTPIDATTGRLVEGGFTAQVHQCFRNLEAVLTAAGLGFGDAVKCNVFLTDMGDFAAMNHVYAEYFTAPYPARTTIGVAALPLGAHVEIEMVAAVPRP encoded by the coding sequence ATGAGCAGAGTTGCCGTGACCGCACCCGGTGCAACGGCCGTCGGCCCCTACGCGCACGCCGTTCGGGCCGGCGACACCGTCTATTTGTCGGGTCAGACTCCGATCGACGCGACGACCGGCCGTTTGGTCGAAGGCGGGTTCACAGCGCAGGTTCACCAGTGCTTTCGAAACCTCGAAGCTGTGCTGACAGCAGCGGGACTTGGCTTCGGGGACGCGGTGAAATGCAACGTGTTCCTGACGGACATGGGCGACTTCGCCGCGATGAACCACGTCTACGCCGAGTACTTCACGGCCCCCTACCCGGCGCGCACGACGATCGGCGTTGCGGCGCTCCCGCTGGGGGCACATGTCGAGATCGAGATGGTTGCCGCCGTCCCACGGCCCTGA
- a CDS encoding DUF1127 domain-containing protein, with the protein MDQCLTQTAHAPGRPSWLARAARAIAEAAAEVRTGLSRAAMNRRVLHRLATLSERELKDIGLTPQDVADAAVPDPRDATDLLIGRRNERRRARGADRR; encoded by the coding sequence ATGGACCAGTGCCTCACCCAGACCGCCCACGCGCCGGGCAGGCCGTCCTGGCTCGCCCGGGCTGCCCGGGCGATCGCCGAGGCCGCGGCCGAGGTGCGGACGGGCCTGTCCCGCGCGGCGATGAACCGGCGCGTCCTGCACCGACTCGCGACCCTGTCCGAGCGGGAGCTGAAGGATATCGGCCTGACACCGCAGGACGTCGCCGACGCGGCCGTGCCGGACCCCCGCGACGCCACCGACCTGCTGATCGGCCGGCGCAATGAACGGCGCCGGGCGCGGGGGGCGGACCGGCGTTGA